Sequence from the Salinicoccus sp. Bachu38 genome:
GCACTCGATGAAGCGAACGTCATCCGCTATGCCCGGTATCTGAAGCAGCTGGCCTCAGACACCCAGTTCATCGTCATCACCCACCGCAAGGGGACGATGGAGGAGAGCGACCGGCTGTTTGGCGTGACGATGCAGGAACGCGGCGTGAGCCAGCTGATCAGCGTGGATCTGAAAGAATACGAAGATAATATCAGAGAGGAAGAGACAGTGTGAGCTTTTTAAAACGACTGAAAGATAAATTCCAGCCCAAAACCGATCAGCCCCAATCTGAAGAACAGGAATCGCTCGCGTCCCAGAGCGAAGCCCTGGATGACGGGCTGATCAGCATAGAAGAGTTCGAGGAATGGGAACAGGAGCAGATCGGCTATAAATTCAAGGCCGGACTCGAAAAGAGCCGGGAGAAGTTCCAGAATGAAATCAATGAACTGATGGCGCGCTACCGTACAGTCGATGAAGATTTCTTCGAAGCCTTGGAAGAAGTGCTGATTTCGGCCGACGTCGGCTTCAATACGGTGATGGAGCTCACCGATGAACTCCGTCACGAGGCGAAGGTGAAGAACATTACGGAAACTGCCGATCTCAGGGAGACGATCGTCGAAAAGATGGTCGAAATCTATGAGCGCAATGACGACCTGCCCGAAACGGTGAATATGCAGGAAGATGAACTCACTGTCATCCTCGTCGTCGGTGTCAACGGCGTCGGTAAGACGACGAGCATCGGCAAGCTTGCCCACAAGTACAGGCAGGAAGGCAAAAGTGTCATGCTGGCCGCCGGGGACACATTCCGTGCAGGGGCGATCAACCAGCTGCAGATATGGGGTGACCGTGTCGGCGTCGATGTCATCCGCCAAGCGGAGGGCAGTGATCCCGCAGCGGTGATGTTCGATGCCGTCAATGCAGCGAAAAAACGCAACGCGGATGTGCTGATCTGCGATACCGCCGGTCGTCTCCAGAATAAGGGCAACCTGATGAATGAGCTGTCAAAAATCAAGAAGGTCATCCAGAAAGTCGTTCCAAGCGCACCGCATGAATCCCTGCTCGTACTGGATGCGACGACCGGGCAGAATGCGCTGAGCCAGGCAAAGGCATTCAAGGAGGTCACGGACGTTTCAGGCATCGTCCTGACCAAGCTCGACGGTACGGCCAAGGGGGGCATCGTCCTTGCGATCAAGAACGAACTGGGCATCCCGGTGAAGTTCGTCGGCCTCGGCGAGCAGCTGGATGATCTCCAGGAATTCAGTGCCGAGAACTATGTATACGGACTGTTTGCCGATATGATCTCCAATGCCGCGGAGGAAGCGGACGCCAAAGAGGAAGGTGACAGGAGTGATTGAGGGTCTCGAGCGCACGATGCGCATGAACTATCTCTATGACTTCTATCATACGCTGCTGACGGACAAGCAGCGCAAGTATATAGAACTCTACTATCTGGAGGATTTCGCCTTCAGTGAGATCGCCGAAGAACTTGAAGTGACAAGGCAGGCGGTATATGATAATTTAAAGCGGTCGAAGGATCTCCTGGAGCACTATGAGGAGAATCTGGGCATGTATAAAAATTTTGTGTCGAGACAGTCCCTGATGAAACGTCTGAGGGAGAAGCTTGACCATTACGGAGATAAAGAAATCGCAATAATTTTAGATGAGCTTGAAGCGCTCGATTAGGAGGAGAAGATTATGGCTTTTGAAGGTTTAGGAGAACGCCTCCAAGCGACAATGGACCGCATAAAGAGCAAGGGGAAGGTCACAGAATCCGATGTGAAGGTGATGATGCGTGAAGTCCGTCTTGCACTGCTCGAAGCAGACGTCAACTTCAAGGTCGTCAAGCAGTTCGTCAACCAGGTGAAGGAGCGGGCACTGGGGTCGGACGTGATGCAGTCGCTGACTCCCGGCCAGCAGGTCATCAAGATCGTCAAGGAAGAGCTGACCGAGCTGATGGGTGGAGAGAACCAGAAGATCACCCTCGCTAACAAGCCGCCGACCGTCATCATGATGGTGGGCCTGCAGGGTGCAGGTAAAACGACGACAGCAGGGAAACTCGCCCTGCATCTGCGCAAGAATTTCAACAAGAAGCCGATGCTCGTGGCCGGCGATATCTATCGTCCCGCAGCCATCGATCAGCTGGAGACTGTCGGCAGGCAGATCGACGTACCGGTGTTCTCACTTGGAGACCAGGTCAAGCCGCAGCAGATCGTCACAGAAGCGATGGATCATGCCAAGGCGGAGCATCTGGATACGGTCATCATCGATACGGCAGGCCGTTTGCATATCGATGAGAACCTCATGAATGAACTCAAGGACATCAAGAAGATAGCAGATCCGCATGAAATCATGCTCGTCGTCGATGCGATGACCGGGCAGGATGCCGTCAACGTTGCAGAATCGTTCAATGAACTGCTCGACATCACGGGCGTCACGTTGACGAAACTCGACGGGGATACACGTGGTGGGGCAGCGCTCTCCATCCGTTCCGTCACTGAGAAGCCGATCAAATTCGTCGGTATGTCGGAGAAGATGGATGGACTGGAAGCATTCCACCCGGATCGCATGGCTCAGCGCATACTCGGC
This genomic interval carries:
- the ftsY gene encoding signal recognition particle-docking protein FtsY, with translation MSFLKRLKDKFQPKTDQPQSEEQESLASQSEALDDGLISIEEFEEWEQEQIGYKFKAGLEKSREKFQNEINELMARYRTVDEDFFEALEEVLISADVGFNTVMELTDELRHEAKVKNITETADLRETIVEKMVEIYERNDDLPETVNMQEDELTVILVVGVNGVGKTTSIGKLAHKYRQEGKSVMLAAGDTFRAGAINQLQIWGDRVGVDVIRQAEGSDPAAVMFDAVNAAKKRNADVLICDTAGRLQNKGNLMNELSKIKKVIQKVVPSAPHESLLVLDATTGQNALSQAKAFKEVTDVSGIVLTKLDGTAKGGIVLAIKNELGIPVKFVGLGEQLDDLQEFSAENYVYGLFADMISNAAEEADAKEEGDRSD
- a CDS encoding putative DNA-binding protein; the protein is MPRRKRTPKRKVTGVIEGLERTMRMNYLYDFYHTLLTDKQRKYIELYYLEDFAFSEIAEELEVTRQAVYDNLKRSKDLLEHYEENLGMYKNFVSRQSLMKRLREKLDHYGDKEIAIILDELEALD
- the ffh gene encoding signal recognition particle protein, whose protein sequence is MAFEGLGERLQATMDRIKSKGKVTESDVKVMMREVRLALLEADVNFKVVKQFVNQVKERALGSDVMQSLTPGQQVIKIVKEELTELMGGENQKITLANKPPTVIMMVGLQGAGKTTTAGKLALHLRKNFNKKPMLVAGDIYRPAAIDQLETVGRQIDVPVFSLGDQVKPQQIVTEAMDHAKAEHLDTVIIDTAGRLHIDENLMNELKDIKKIADPHEIMLVVDAMTGQDAVNVAESFNELLDITGVTLTKLDGDTRGGAALSIRSVTEKPIKFVGMSEKMDGLEAFHPDRMAQRILGMGDVLSIIEKAQANVDETDQKELEKKIKDQSFTLDDFLAQMDQVKDLGPLDELLKMMPGANKIKGLDKMQMSGKEIDHVQAIIRSMTMQERENPSVINASRKKRIARGSGRSLQEVNRLLKQFNEMKKMMKQMTSQKGKKKNPFGNMGLPF